Below is a genomic region from Glaciihabitans sp. INWT7.
GCGCAGCACGAAGTCGGCCGCGGACTGCCGACCCGGCGGACGACCGATGCCGACCCGCACTCGCGTGAAATCGCCGGTGCCGATAGCCGAGATGATGTCGCGGATGCCGTTGTGGCCGCCATGTCCGCCACCGAACTTGATCTTGAGCTTGTCGAACGGGATGTCGAGTTCGTCATGAACGACGATGAGTTGCGCCGGCTCGATCTTGTAGAAATTGAGCAGAGACGCGACCGGACCGCCGGAGAGATTCATGAAGCTGTTGGGCTTGGCGAGCACCAGCCGCGGGCCCTCGAGCCCGGTACGCCCCTCGGCGACGGTCGAGTTGGTCTTGTGCGAGCGGAAGGATGCCGAGGCACGGTCCGCGAGCTCGGCCAGAACCATCTGGCCGACATTGTGTCGATTGCTGGCGTAGTCGGGCCCGGGGTTGCCGAGCCCGACTACGAGCCACTGAGTGGAGTCCATGGACCGCTACTGCAGGGTGGTGGTGAGTTTTACTACTCTGCGGCAGCTTCCTCGGCGGGAGCTTCCTCGG
It encodes:
- the pth gene encoding aminoacyl-tRNA hydrolase gives rise to the protein MDSTQWLVVGLGNPGPDYASNRHNVGQMVLAELADRASASFRSHKTNSTVAEGRTGLEGPRLVLAKPNSFMNLSGGPVASLLNFYKIEPAQLIVVHDELDIPFDKLKIKFGGGHGGHNGIRDIISAIGTGDFTRVRVGIGRPPGRQSAADFVLRDFGSTERAVLPNLLTDAADAVESIARDGLIAAQLRFHTAPPVE